The proteins below are encoded in one region of Bombus vancouverensis nearcticus chromosome 8, iyBomVanc1_principal, whole genome shotgun sequence:
- the LOC117155123 gene encoding arrestin domain-containing protein 2, whose product MPSLKLFGVTFDRSNATYMPGEIVNGKIILDTIKEKQVRGLYVSTRGISYVHWSESDLLDNSKSQTYSNSEEYYHFKYNIFGTQDCQAGHKIPYGHNEYTFSFRLPNDIPCSFEHTNGYIRYTVKAVIDRPWKFDHECKAAFTVVSDLNLNLHREKCFGINDGIRKSFKRLCWCGQGSMDLQITVPSSGYVPGQTINTTLNYMNYSNEQITKVSVTLLRKLQFYATSKTLSNIKVIKKTSDFGPFQKNGQITSEILVPPIAPSYLQHCKIINLNYELIVSVHISAAFSKIKRTYPLLIGTIPLYYPSLPSPYNVVPYSSNSNVTKPAIMPVSMTMPEQASAANIPTAPTQDLANSSSFNLDIPPPSYKECMSGTQNIRDHNESDFVFGANTFFAPRYPVFSYPALSLSK is encoded by the exons ATGCCGTCGTTGAAGCTATTTGGCGTGACATTCGATCGATCAAACGCCACATATATGCCCGGTGAAATCGTCAATGGAAAAATTATCCTAGACACAATAAAAGAGAAGCAAGTTAGAG GACTATATGTTAGTACGAGGGGGATATCGTATGTCCATTGGTCTGAAAGtgatttattagataattcaaAGTCGCAAACCTATAGCAATTCGGAGGAATACTACCATTTCAAGTACAACATATTTGGTACACAGGATT GCCAGGCAGGACATAAAATCCCCTACGGACATAACGAGTATACATTTAGCTTCCGATTGCCCAATGATATACCATGCAGCTTCGAGCATACGAATGGCTACATAAGATACACGGTAAAAGCCGTGATCGATAGACCATGGAAGTTCGATCACGAGTGTAAAGCAGCGTTCACCGTAGTTTCGGATTTAAACTTGAACCTTCATCGTGAAAAATGC TTTGGAATCAACGATGGAATAAGGAAAAGTTTCAAACGCTTGTGCTGGTGCGGGCAAGGCTCGATGGATTTGCAGATCACAGTGCCTTCCTCTGGATACGTACCAGGCCAGACGATAAATACAACGCTGAATTACATGAATTACTCGAATGAACAGATTACGAAAGTCAGCGTGACATTATTACGA AAACTCCAATTTTACGCGACATCAAAGACATTGAGTAACatcaaagtaataaaaaaaacgAGCGATTTTGGACCATTTCAGAAAAATGGGCAAATAACGTCGGAAATTTTGGTACCACCCATAGCACCCTCTTATCTTCAacattgtaaaataataaatttaaattacgaGTTGATCGTCTCTGTTCACATTTCGGCAGC GTTTTCTAAAATTAAGAGAACTTATCCTCTTCTGATCGGAACGATACCATTATATTATCCGTCTTTGCCATCTCCGTACAACGTCGTACCCTACTCCTCAAACTCAAATGTGACAAAACCCGCGATAATGCCAGTTTCAATGACGATGCCAGAACAAGCAAGTGCAGCAAATATTCCGACAGCTCCAACACAAGATCTAGCTAACAGTTCGTCGTTTAACCTGGATATAC CACCACCATCCTACAAAGAATGTATGTCTGGAACTCAAAACATTAGAGATCACAATGAGTCGGATTTCGTATTCGGTGCGAATACTTTTTTTGCGCCTAGATATCCTGTGTTTAGCTATCCAGCACTAA